The DNA sequence GGGAACTCGCGGAGCCAGCGCCGGGCCGCCGGCGGGCCGCCCGACGCCAGCCGATCGAGCAGTTCGCCCTGGAAGGCCAGTATCTCGCGGCCGAGGTCGTACGACAGCGGGAGGCGCTCGGAGAACCACGAGGGCACCGTCGGGCGGGCGCTCGTCGGGTCGACGTACACCTTCGAGCCGCGGCGGTAGCGGAACTCGAAGTTCCGGCCCCCGAGCACGAACACGTCGCCCCCCTCCAGCGTGTCGAGGTAGTTCTCGTCCAGATTGCCGACCCACTCGTTGTCGGCCCGGGTGAACACGTCGCAGGTGAAGGAGTCCGGGATCGTGCCGATGTTGGTCATGTAGATCACCCGCGCCAGCCGGCCGCGCTTGCCCATCAGCGGCTCGCCCACCGGGAACTCCTCGTAGTGGTGCTCGCCGCCGGGCGGGTCGTTTTCGTCGCGCCACACCTTCGCGTACACGTTCTGCTCCTCCAGCCCCTCGTAGTCGGCGGTGAGGTAGCGACAGAGCCGCTCCCAGTCGTCGTCGCCGTAGTTCCGGTAGGGGTAGGCCCGGGTGAGGATCCCGCGGACCTCCGCCTCCGGCCGGATCTCGGCGATCGCCATGCCGTAGACGTGCTGGGCGGCCACGTCGTGGGCGTTCTCCGGGATCGACACGCTGTCGACGAACCCCTCCTCGGCCTTCTTGAGCATCACCGCACACTCGACGAGTTCGTCGCGGTCGAGCGCGATCACCCGGCCGGTGACGGTCTGGCCGACGCGGTGGCCGGCGCGGCCGACGCGCTGGAGCAGGGCGGCGACGCTTTTCGGCGACCCGACCTGCACGACGAGGTCGACGTGGGGCATGTCGATGCCGAGTTCGAGGCTCGTCGAGGACGTGACCACGTCGAGCGTGCCGTCCTTGAGGTCCGTCTCGACCGCCTGCCGGGCCTCCTTCGAGAGGCTGCCGTGGTGACAGCCGGAGTTGTCCTCGTCGTACGCGTCGAACCGCTCGCGGAGGGTCTGGAGGACTCGCTCGGCCCCCGAGCGCGTGTTCGTGAACACGAGCGTGTTCGTGTGGTCGGCGATCAGGTCGTGGAGTTCGTCGTAGAACCGTCCCTGTACCACCTCCCGGGGTGTGTTGATCAGGTCGTCGGTCGGACAGTGCAGTTCGATGTCGAACTCGCGGGCGAAGCGCGCGTCGACGATCTCGCAGTCGCGGGCGTCGCCGCCGGGGTCGTCGCGCCCGACGAGGAACTCCGCCACGTCGTCGAGCGGTTCGATCGTCGCCGAGCAGCCGATCCGGGTCGGCGACCCGTCGGCGAGCGCTTCGAGGCGCTCCAGGCTGACCGAGAGATGCGTGCCGCGCTTCCCGGCGGCGATCGAGTGGATCTCGTCGACGATCACGTACTCGACGGTCCGGAGCTTCTCGCGGAACTTCGGGGAGTTGAGCAGGATCGCGAGCGTCTCCGGCGTCGTGTTGAGGATGTGCGGCGTCTCCTCCAGCATCCGCTGGCGGTCGGCGTCGCTCGTGTCCCCGTGGCGGATCGCGTGGCGGATCTCGCCGGCGTCCTCGCCGCGGCGCTCCGCGACGTCCGTGATGCCCTCCAGGGGCACCTCCAGATTGCGGTGGATGTCGTTGGCGAGGGACTTCAGCGGCGAGACGTAGAGGCAGTACACCGAGTTCTCCAGCCCGCCGTCACCGTCATCGGGGTCCGCCGCGGAGTCGTCGCCAGCCGTCCCGTCGCGCGCCCGCCGGTACAGGTCGTCGATGATCGCGGTGAAGGAGGCGAGCGTCTTCCCGCTCCCCGTCGGGGCCGCGACGAGCGCGTTCCGCCCCTCGTCGACGAGCGGGATCGCCCCCTCCTGGGGCGGCGTGAAGAAGCCGTCGTTCTCGGGGACGAACGCCCCGAACTCCTCGACCCACCACTGCCGAACGACGGGGTCGAGCCGCGCCAGCACGTCGGCGTCGGTTATCGTGGCGTCCGTCGGGTCGAACGGGAGCTCCGTCCCGTCGTCCGCGTCGAACGGCAGGCCCGTCGCGTCGGTCGGCCCGGTCGGGTCCATCGGTCGATCCTTGGCCGCCGCGGGCAAGAGGGTTGGGACAGCGGGGCGGAACTGAAACGGGCCGACGACCCAACCCTTTTCGGCCACCTCGCCGCAAGGGGGCGTATGAACGTCACGTTTCTCGGCACCGGGAGCGCGATGCCGACGGGCGAGCGCGCCCAGACCGGGCTTTTGCTCGAACGCGACGACCGGACGCTGCTGGTCGACTGCGGGAGCGGCGTCCTCCACCGTCTCGCGCGGACGGAGATCGGCTACGAAGGGGTGTCGTCGGTCCTCCTCACCCATCACCACCTGGACCACGTCTCGGACCTGCTGTCCCTGCTGAAGGCGCGCTGGCTGGCGGGCGAGGAGCATCTGGAAGTCGTCGGCCCGGCCGGGACGAAGGCGCTGGTCGACGACCTGCTCTCCGTCCACGACTACCTCGACGGCCGGGTCGACCTGCAGGTCCGTGAGGTCGGCCCCTACGAGTTCGAGGTGGCCGGGTTCGCGGTCGAGGCGTACGAGACGCGCCACTCGTTGCCCTGTCTCGCCTACCGCTTCGGCGACGAATTCGTCTACAGCGGTGACACCGAGGCGTTCGAGGGGCTGGCGAACTTCGCCGACGGCGCGGCGGTGCTGGTCCACGACTGCTCGTTTCCGGACGACGTGGACGTGGCGAACCACCCGACGCCGACCCAGCTGGGCGAGACGCTCGGTGCATCGGGGGCGTCGGTCGGCCGCGTCTATCTCACCCACTTCTATCCCCACACGCAGGGGCGCGAGGAGGAGATGGTCGACTCCGTCCGCGACTCCTACGACGGCGACGTGCGCGTCGCCAGCGACCTGACGACCGTCCGGATCGACTGATCCCGACCTTCGGTTCGGTCCCTGTCGACCCCGATCCGAATCCCGCAGCCTTAAGGCTCGCCGCTGTTAGTAGGTAGATAACAACAGTGATCCGAGCGATGGTGCGACGGACGGATGCGGCCCTGAAACGGAGGGAATCGGCGTGAGCGCGACCGGGCGGATCGCGTCGGCGATCACGGACCACTCGCGGATCGTGATCGTCGTCATGTTGCTGCTGACCGCCGGGGTCGGTGCCGGGGCGGTGGATGTCCAGCAGTCCTCGTCGATCACCGACCAGTTCGACACCGGCTCGGTCGAGGAGGAGAAGCTCTCCTACGTCCAGCAGAACTTCACCGCCGGCCGGGAGAACACGACGACGGTTCAGGTTATCGTCCGCAACGAGGACGGGAACGTCCTCTCGCGGGAGTCGCTCGTGCGCTCGCTGCGGTTCCAGCAGTCCCTCCGGGCCAACGAGTCGATAAACGAGACGCTCGCCGAGCAAAACGCGATCGTGGGCATCGAGAACTACGTCGCATCCTTCGGGCTACTCCGGGCCAACGCCAGGAGCCTGCAGGCCGCAAACGAGAGCTTGCAGGAGAACATCACCGCACTGGAAGAGCGGCAGGCGGCGCTGAATGCGACCTCCACCCGCCTGCAAGACGCGGCGACGGCGGCGGCACGCGGTGAGACGACCGCCGACGCCGCCTTCGACGGTGTCCGCGAGAACTCGTCGGTGACGTTGACCGACGAGGACGGCGAAACGTTCTCGCGCGCGGTCGAACTGCTTCGAAGCGCCGAGACCGAGTCCGACCGGCGGGCCGCCTACGCGCTGGCGACCTACGCCGGCCCCGGTAACGAGAGCGTCCTCAGCGACCAGTACGCGGCGCTGCAGGAGCGGTCCGCGGAGATCGAGGCCCGCGGTGACGAACTCGCCGAGCGCGCCGCCGCCCTGGAGGAGCAACGCGCCGGGATCCAGGCGGGCGACCTCCCGCCGCTCCGACAGCAGACGGTCGCCATCGAGGCGATGAACGAGTCCGAGGTCGATACGGTCGTCGAGAGCCTCCTGAGCGACGGCGGGAACGGCGGCTCCGGGGGACCGCTCGGCTTCATGTCGGCGGATTACGAGCCCGGTAGCACGAACGCCAGCGCGCGGATGATGATCGTGTTCCAGTCGACGGAGTCGGGGACGGCGAACCCGGCCTCGGTGTCCGACCGGGTGTCCTCGTCGCAGTTGCTCATCCAGGACCAGGCCACCGACACGAGCGAGAACGGCGAGGAGTACGTCGTCTTCGGCTTCGGCGTCATCAGCGAGGAGACCTCGCAGTCGATGAACGACAGCCTCGCCATCGTCGGGCCGCTGGCCCTGCTGTTCGTATTGCTGACGCTGCTGATCGCCTACCGCGACATCGTCGACATCGCGCTGGGCTTCGTCGGCATCTTCACCGTCCTCATCTGGACGTTCGGCTTCATGGGCTGGGCCGACATCACGTTCAACCAGATCATGATCGCGGTGCCCGTGTTGCTGATCGGGCTCTCTATCGACTACGCGATCCACATCTTCATGCGGCACCGCGAGCAGCGCCAGGACCGCAGCACGAACGGCGACGAGACCGTCCGCGGGTCGATGCGGACCGCGCTGCTCGGCGTCGGCGTCGCGCTCGTCTGGGTGACGGCGACGACGGTGATCGGGTTCATGTCGAACCTCATCAGCCCGCTCGGGCCGATCCAGGACTTCGGGATCGTCAGCTCCTTCGGCATCGCGGTCGCCCTGCTCGTATTCGGCGCGTTCGTGCCGGCGCTGAAAGTCGAGATAGACAGCCTGCTCGAGGGCTGGGGGCTGGACCGCAAGAAGCGCGCCTTCGGGACCGGTGGCGGCGGGTTCAGCGCCGTCCTCTCGGTCGGCGCGAAGGCGGCGAAGGCCGCGCCACTGGTGGTTATCGTGCTCGCGCTGACGATAAGCGTCGCCGGCGCGTACGGCGCGACGCAGGTCGACACCAGCTTCTCGAACGAGGACTTCATCGCGGACGACCCCCCGGACTACATGTACGACCTGCCCGAGCCGTTCAAGCCGGGCGAGTACAGCGTCAAGCAGAACCTGGAGTACATCAACGACAACTTCCAGCGCGAGGACCAGACGGGACAGATACTGATAGAGGGCAACGTGACGAACCCCGACACGCTGAACCGTGTCCAGCGCGCCGAGGACCGGGTCGCCGAGAGCGAGGTCGCCTACGTCGGCTCCAGCGGCGAGCCGTCCGTCACCAGTCCGAACTCGGTGATCCAGGAGGTTGCCGCGCGCAACGAGACGATGGCGGCGGTCGTCAACGACACCGACACGGACGGCGACGGGGTCCCCGACCGGAACCTGACCGCCGTGTACGACACGCTGTACGAGGTCACGCCGGACCAGGCCACCAGCGTCGTCTACCGCGAGGGCGGCGAGTACCGCGCCCTCCAGATCGAGGTGTCGGTCAAGGGTGGTCTCTCGACGGCCGAGACCACCGAGCGCCTGCGTGACGCCGCGGCGGCCGTCGACGACGACGGCGACAGCGACGTGTGGACGGCGACGGCGACCGGGACGCCGGTCGTCAACGAGATCGTGCAGGGCGAACTCCTGACGACCGTCATCGACAGCCTGATCATCACGCTCGTCGCCGTGTTCGCGTTCCTGATGGTCGCCTACCGGGTCACGGAGGGGAGCGCGACGCTCGGGGTGGTGACCCTGCTCCCGGTCGCGCTGTCGGTGGCGTGGATCCTCGGGACGATGTACCTCATCGGAATGCCGTTCAACGTCCTGACGGGGATGATCACCAGCCTCACCGTCGGGCTGGGGGTCGCCTACAGCATCCACCTGAGCGAGCGGTACAACCTCGAACTCGAACGCCGTGGCGACGTGTGGGAGGCGATGCGGACGAGCGTCACGGGCACCGGCGGCGCGCTGCTCGGCAGCGCGGCGACGACCGTCGGCGGCTTCGGCGTGCTCGCGCTCGCCATCTTCCCGGCGCTCCAGCAGTTCGGGATCATCACCGGGCTGACCATCGTCTACGCGTTCATCGCGTCGGTGGTCGTCCTGCCCAGCCTGCTCGTCGTCTGGACGAAGTACCTCTCGCCGGACGACGTGCCGGGGCTCGACGAGTCGGGCGACGCGACGCCCGACGACGAGGACGGTGACGACAGTGACGACGACAGCGAGGACGACGGCATCAGCGGCGACAGCGACGACGAAGGTCCCGACCCGCTCGCCGGCAGCCCGGACGACGACGAGTCCGTGGTCGCGACCGACGAGACGGTCGACCCGCTGACGGCGTCGACCGGTGCTGACGCCGATGCGGACGACGGGTCGCCCACGCCGGACGGGACGCCGGCCGCGGCCGCTGGCGGCGCGATGGCCGACGACGAGGACGCCGGAACGGAGGCCGACGAGGCCGCGGACGAGCCGTCGCCCGCGACCCGAACGGTGTACCCCGAGACGGTCGCGCCCGGGGACGAGTTCAGCGTCTCGGTCGATGTCGACGGCGTCTCGGGCCGCGTCGTGCTGGTGGAGGACGCGCCCGGCGTCGGCGGGGAGATAACGACGCTCGACCCGTCGCCCGAGAGCGTCACGCAGGTCGGCCGGACCGTCTACGCCGCCTGGGAACTCGACGGCCCGACCGACCTCCACGTCGCCTACACGGCCGACGCACCCGCGGACGCCACGGCCGGCGAGGACCTGTCGTTCGACGGCGAACTCCGGACCGCCGACGGCGCGCATCGGACCGGCGAGGCCGACGCGCTGCCGGTCGTTTCGGAGTTCCTCGAACGGGTCCGCGAGCGCTCGGCACCGACCACGGCCGACGTGAACCGCGCTGCGGAACTGGCGGCGGCCGGCGACCTCACGGAGGCGGAACTGGAGCGGATCCACGAGCGGTGGCTCGCGGCATCGGAGCGGCAGGCACCGCCGTCCCGCGCCGACGGTGGTGAGGACTGAATGGACGAGAGCGCGGCCGTCGAGTCGCTGGAGCGCCTCGGGCTGACCGGCTACGAGGCGAAGGTGTTCATCGCCCTCCAGAAGCTCGGGATCGGCACCGCCAGCGACGTGGACGGCATCGCCGACGTGCCGCGGTCGCAGGTGTACAGCGCCGCCGAGAGCCTGGAGGACCGCGGCCTCGTCGAGGTCCAGCAGTCCAACCCGATGCGCTACCGCCCCGTCAGCATCGAGACGGCGCGCTCGACGCTCCGCGAGCGGTTTGAGCGCGAGCAGGACCGCGCGTTCGAGTACGTCGAGACGGTGCGCGAACAGCACAGCGACGGCGACGAGGAGCAGGAGGACATCTGGACCGTCCGCGGACAGGACCGGGTCACGGACCGGATCGTGGAGCTGATCGAGGGAGCCGACGAGAGCGTGGTGTTCGGGGCACCGCACGTCGACCTGGTCGGCCCCGACATCGAGGCGGCTCTCCGCGAGTCGGCGGATACCGGGAAGCAGGTGACCGTCATCAGCGCCGACGAGGGCGTCCGCGACCGGTTCGCCGACCATGGGGGGATCGTCGCGACAGCGCCGCCGCCCGCGTTCCGGCACGATTCCAGCGCGGGGCGTGTCGTCCACACCGACGACGACGGCGTGCTCATCTCCGTGCTCGGCGAGGAGCCGATACCCGGGATCAACCGCGAGACGGCGTTCTGGAGCCGCGAAACCAACTTCGCGTCGGTGCTGGTCCAGATCATGCGGTCGAGCCTCGGTCCGTTCGAGGCCTGACGCGGCGGTTCGGCCGACTCTCATCGCCTGGAACCTCACCCTCCGGCAGCCGGCCATGGCCCCCGCTCGGCATTCTGAACGTGCCGCATCCGACGGTGTATCGGGTGACCGGGAGGCGTTCCTTCGACATCGACAAGTGTTCGATACGAGTTCGGAGCAGTATGGACTTCGTGGAGCTTCCAGCCGAAGAAGCCGCAGTCCGTCGGTTCGTCGAGGATCTCTGGCTGCCGTACAACCGCGAACTCGAAGCGACCGTCGACCAGTTCTCCCTCGCCGACGACGTCGACCTCGTAATGGAGGAGGTTCCGTTCCGGATCGACCGCGTCGGCACCGAGGGGTACAGAAAGTGGATCGCCGTCGATGGCTCCGCCGACGCCGCCACCCTCGCCGATGTCGACGCCGAGTTCGCCGGGTTCATTGCGGCCGAACTGGACGAGGCCCCGAGCGTCTTCGACCGTCCCGACCGGCTGTACATCTGTGATATCTACGTTCGCGAGCCGTATCGCGGGACGGGGTTAGCCAACGACCTGTTCGACCGTCTGCGAGCGTGGGCCCGGGATGCCGGCTGTGAGGAGTTCAGCCTCGACCCGCACGCGGACAACGACCGCGCCATCGCGTTCTACGAAAAGCTCGGCTTCGAGACGACGCAGTACCACATGGTGGCCGGCGTCGACGAGTGAGCCCACTGCCTGACCCCGGTGAGGTGGCCGTCAGGCCTCCTCGTCGTCCCCGTCGGGCAGGCGGCGGACCGCTCGCTCCCACCGCTGTTTGGCCGCCTGGCCGGGGTACGCGATGGGGTCGTACGCGATGTCCTCGTCCGTTCCGAGATGCACGGCGTCCTTGCCGGCCCGCCGGCGTCGCCACCCGACGACCCCCGCGATCAGTATCGACAGTATCAGCACGGCCAGGGCGATGTTCGCGGGAGTATCCGGCGGCCACACCAGCACGCCGATGATCGCCACCAGTACGGGTGCCGAGACGGCGTAGAAGAGGTAGACGAGCGCACTCCCGGACAGCTCGATACGCCTGCTCACGTTCGGACTGGACGAGCGAGCGAATATCGGCCTGGTGGAGCGACAGCGATTCTTCGGGACTACTCCAGCCGGTAGCGCAGCAGCGCCGCGATGCCGCCGAGGTTGGCCAGCTGGTCGCCCGGGGCGAAGTCCGAGGAGAAGACGGTCACGTCGCCGCCCTGCTGCTCCACGTCGGTGACGATCTCGTTGACGTCCACGTCCCACTGGCGGCCCTCCTCGTCCTCGCTCACCGCGCCGCGCTCCTTCCGGAGGCGCTCGTCCAGAACCAGCAGCGTCTCGACCGCGCCGAAGTCAGCCGCCTTCGCGACCTGCTCCGGGCCGTAGGCGGCTTTCGCCCCCTCGCCGATGCGGCGGGTGAGCTCGTCGATCAGTTCGGCCTCCTCGGCGATGCGGGTCTCCTCCTGTACGTCCGCGACGGCACCGCGCTTCAGCACCTCGTGGACGCCGCGGTCGCCGACCGCGCTCGTGTCGACCGTGGAGATCCTCTCGGCCACGTCGGGGGCCTCGTCCTCGACGAAGTCGAGCAGGTCCTGCTTGGTAAACCCCGGACCGGCGAGGATGATCGCGTCCACGTCGAGCCGACGGAGGGCGGCCGTCACCTCGCCGAATAACTCGTCGCGGGAGCGAGCGTACTCGCCTTTCCCGGTCGTGCCGGTGAAGGAGCCGTACTCGTCGGTGCCGTACTGCGCGACGGTGTGGACGTGCGCCTCGCCCTCCTCGACCGTGGCGATCGCCACGTCCGGCGCGTCGGTCGCCGCGGCGGCTTCCTCCAGCCGTTCGATCTGGTCGGGTTTGAACCGCTTCTCGACGGTGATCTCGTCGCGCTCCTCGACGTTCAGCGTGTGGTGGAAGCCGAGTTGGTCCTCCCGGGAGGCGTCGACGATCTCGCCGCCCACCCGGAGGCGGTTGGCGAACTTCGCGAACTCGACGCTGTTCACGTCGATGCCGACGTACATGTGTTCGCGCTCGCCGCCGGTGTCGCGCATCTTGTCGTCGTCGCGCTGGATGCGCCGCGTCGTGTCGCCGGAGACGCGGTCGCCGGGTTCGAGGACGTACTGCAGGTGCCAGAGGTCGTCTAAGCTCTCCGGGACGAGCGTGATCCGCTCGCGGCCCTCCTCGGCCGGCTCCCGGCTCTGTATCTTCATGGTTTCGCCTCCGGGCTACCGGGATAAGTGCCCTGCCATTCAGCCTGTCTCGCCCGCACCGCCGAGCGCCCGGCCGTACGCGAGACCGACGTAGCGCACGGCGACGAGATGGAGGTAGAAGGCGGCGAAGACCGAGACGACGCCGCTGAGGTCGTAGCTCCACACCGCGCCGACGGTGAGCCCCCACGCGAGCACCGCGGCGACGAACGCCCCGACGAAGGCGGCGAAGTACGCGCCGCTGGACAGCACTGCGGACACCGACCGCGGGTCGAGCGTGCCACGGAGGTCGCCGCCGTCCGCCAGCCGGAGGACGGCGGCCGGGAACACGTAGCTCACGGTCAGCGCGAGCAACAGCGTCGCGGTCGCCCCGAGGATCACGACGACGCCCGTGGTGGTGTCGGGGTCGGACCCGATGTCCGCGCCGGTCAGCCCCTGCACCGTCACCAGCAGGACGGCCAGCGGCGCGCCGAGGTAGACGAGGGCGACGACCCACGCGCGTCCCCCTTGCGCCAGCAGTTCCCGCGGGTTGTCGAACCCCGGGGGCCGATCGGTCCCGCTCACGGTCGACCGGCCGGCCCGGAGCAGGTAGCCGAGCAGCGCCGTCGCCGGGACGAGCGCGAGGAGGGCCACGACGAGCGCGGGCCACGCCGGGAACAACCCGGTGGCGTACCGCAGCAGCAACAGCGTGACCAGCCCGAGGATCCCGCCGACGGCGAAGGTGTCGGCTGTACGGTCGCCGCTGAACGGGTACTTCAGCGCGTCCGCCGCCATCATCGGTCGACCACCCCCTGCGTGGTCCGGGTCATCGGCATCACGACTCCTTGATCCGGGACCCGCCCGGCGGCAGGAAATGCTGGATGCGGTCGGGGCTGGCGACCTTGCGGACGAACGACGTGTCCGCGAACCGCTCCCGGAACTCGCGGTACAGCTTCTTCCCCACGTCGCCCTGTGCGAACTGGCCGGGTTCGACCTCGACCCACGTCTCGGCCTGCTCGCGGACGGCGGCCAGCGGTCCGCCGACCACCCGCGTCGACGGCTCGCAGGTGATCCCGACGGCCACGTCGGCCGGCACGTCCCGGAAGTACGTGCGGTCGCCACGGATGGCGAAGCCGCCCTTCTCCAGGAACTCGCCGCTTTCCGGCGTCTTGCTCACCTGATCCGGCGTCACCATGTACGCGTCGCCGGCGAACCGACCGTCCTTCCACACAGAGGAGTAGGAGACCGCGAACTGCGCTGCCTGCTCCTTGCTTGTGTCGGGGATGTCCACGTCCGTCGCGGACTCGCTCGGTCCCGTCGCCTTGAGCACCGTGACCGGACCGCCGTGGGCCTGCGCGTGGAAGAACAGGTCGCCCGGTTCGAGGTACTTCTTGACCAGTTCCTCGTTCTGGTCGGCGTCGCGCCCGCCGATGACGAGGAAGCCGTCGCTCGTGTGGAACCAGCGGAACCGCTCGAACCACTGCTCGGAGCGCCGGACGGGGATCGAACTCCGGGAGAGCCAGTCGATGTCCTTCGGCTCGTCTTCGTCGTCCTCGTCGTCCTCGTCGGGCCCGTCGTCAGCCTCCCACTGCCGCTTTCGTTCGCGGGCGGCCTCCAGGTCCTCGCGAGTGTCCTCGATGGCCGCTTTCGCGCCCTCCTTCTTCTCCTCGATGCGCTTTGCCT is a window from the Halostella salina genome containing:
- a CDS encoding ATP-dependent helicase, yielding MDPTGPTDATGLPFDADDGTELPFDPTDATITDADVLARLDPVVRQWWVEEFGAFVPENDGFFTPPQEGAIPLVDEGRNALVAAPTGSGKTLASFTAIIDDLYRRARDGTAGDDSAADPDDGDGGLENSVYCLYVSPLKSLANDIHRNLEVPLEGITDVAERRGEDAGEIRHAIRHGDTSDADRQRMLEETPHILNTTPETLAILLNSPKFREKLRTVEYVIVDEIHSIAAGKRGTHLSVSLERLEALADGSPTRIGCSATIEPLDDVAEFLVGRDDPGGDARDCEIVDARFAREFDIELHCPTDDLINTPREVVQGRFYDELHDLIADHTNTLVFTNTRSGAERVLQTLRERFDAYDEDNSGCHHGSLSKEARQAVETDLKDGTLDVVTSSTSLELGIDMPHVDLVVQVGSPKSVAALLQRVGRAGHRVGQTVTGRVIALDRDELVECAVMLKKAEEGFVDSVSIPENAHDVAAQHVYGMAIAEIRPEAEVRGILTRAYPYRNYGDDDWERLCRYLTADYEGLEEQNVYAKVWRDENDPPGGEHHYEEFPVGEPLMGKRGRLARVIYMTNIGTIPDSFTCDVFTRADNEWVGNLDENYLDTLEGGDVFVLGGRNFEFRYRRGSKVYVDPTSARPTVPSWFSERLPLSYDLGREILAFQGELLDRLASGGPPAARRWLREFPLDDDSVRAVTRMFDQQVRYAGAESVATDERIAIEVEKDRDEYERRYYVHSGYGRRFNDGLSRLLAYRCAQETNANVSVAVADHGFSLSMPLNRKVDVVGILRDLDADEVRPLLRESIDGTELLQRYFRINATRSLMILKRYKGYEKSAKEQQVSSEMLLGFAEDLEDFAVIEETYREILSDKLNVDAIEAVVGAVGDGEIAVTSRTVASPTPRAFGLATLMASDVVLAEDESAALRAFHDRVVEAIGDDAGAGALAGED
- a CDS encoding MBL fold metallo-hydrolase, with product MNVTFLGTGSAMPTGERAQTGLLLERDDRTLLVDCGSGVLHRLARTEIGYEGVSSVLLTHHHLDHVSDLLSLLKARWLAGEEHLEVVGPAGTKALVDDLLSVHDYLDGRVDLQVREVGPYEFEVAGFAVEAYETRHSLPCLAYRFGDEFVYSGDTEAFEGLANFADGAAVLVHDCSFPDDVDVANHPTPTQLGETLGASGASVGRVYLTHFYPHTQGREEEMVDSVRDSYDGDVRVASDLTTVRID
- a CDS encoding MMPL family transporter, with translation MSATGRIASAITDHSRIVIVVMLLLTAGVGAGAVDVQQSSSITDQFDTGSVEEEKLSYVQQNFTAGRENTTTVQVIVRNEDGNVLSRESLVRSLRFQQSLRANESINETLAEQNAIVGIENYVASFGLLRANARSLQAANESLQENITALEERQAALNATSTRLQDAATAAARGETTADAAFDGVRENSSVTLTDEDGETFSRAVELLRSAETESDRRAAYALATYAGPGNESVLSDQYAALQERSAEIEARGDELAERAAALEEQRAGIQAGDLPPLRQQTVAIEAMNESEVDTVVESLLSDGGNGGSGGPLGFMSADYEPGSTNASARMMIVFQSTESGTANPASVSDRVSSSQLLIQDQATDTSENGEEYVVFGFGVISEETSQSMNDSLAIVGPLALLFVLLTLLIAYRDIVDIALGFVGIFTVLIWTFGFMGWADITFNQIMIAVPVLLIGLSIDYAIHIFMRHREQRQDRSTNGDETVRGSMRTALLGVGVALVWVTATTVIGFMSNLISPLGPIQDFGIVSSFGIAVALLVFGAFVPALKVEIDSLLEGWGLDRKKRAFGTGGGGFSAVLSVGAKAAKAAPLVVIVLALTISVAGAYGATQVDTSFSNEDFIADDPPDYMYDLPEPFKPGEYSVKQNLEYINDNFQREDQTGQILIEGNVTNPDTLNRVQRAEDRVAESEVAYVGSSGEPSVTSPNSVIQEVAARNETMAAVVNDTDTDGDGVPDRNLTAVYDTLYEVTPDQATSVVYREGGEYRALQIEVSVKGGLSTAETTERLRDAAAAVDDDGDSDVWTATATGTPVVNEIVQGELLTTVIDSLIITLVAVFAFLMVAYRVTEGSATLGVVTLLPVALSVAWILGTMYLIGMPFNVLTGMITSLTVGLGVAYSIHLSERYNLELERRGDVWEAMRTSVTGTGGALLGSAATTVGGFGVLALAIFPALQQFGIITGLTIVYAFIASVVVLPSLLVVWTKYLSPDDVPGLDESGDATPDDEDGDDSDDDSEDDGISGDSDDEGPDPLAGSPDDDESVVATDETVDPLTASTGADADADDGSPTPDGTPAAAAGGAMADDEDAGTEADEAADEPSPATRTVYPETVAPGDEFSVSVDVDGVSGRVVLVEDAPGVGGEITTLDPSPESVTQVGRTVYAAWELDGPTDLHVAYTADAPADATAGEDLSFDGELRTADGAHRTGEADALPVVSEFLERVRERSAPTTADVNRAAELAAAGDLTEAELERIHERWLAASERQAPPSRADGGED
- a CDS encoding TrmB family transcriptional regulator, translating into MDESAAVESLERLGLTGYEAKVFIALQKLGIGTASDVDGIADVPRSQVYSAAESLEDRGLVEVQQSNPMRYRPVSIETARSTLRERFEREQDRAFEYVETVREQHSDGDEEQEDIWTVRGQDRVTDRIVELIEGADESVVFGAPHVDLVGPDIEAALRESADTGKQVTVISADEGVRDRFADHGGIVATAPPPAFRHDSSAGRVVHTDDDGVLISVLGEEPIPGINRETAFWSRETNFASVLVQIMRSSLGPFEA
- a CDS encoding GNAT family N-acetyltransferase, yielding MDFVELPAEEAAVRRFVEDLWLPYNRELEATVDQFSLADDVDLVMEEVPFRIDRVGTEGYRKWIAVDGSADAATLADVDAEFAGFIAAELDEAPSVFDRPDRLYICDIYVREPYRGTGLANDLFDRLRAWARDAGCEEFSLDPHADNDRAIAFYEKLGFETTQYHMVAGVDE
- a CDS encoding mRNA surveillance protein pelota; the encoded protein is MKIQSREPAEEGRERITLVPESLDDLWHLQYVLEPGDRVSGDTTRRIQRDDDKMRDTGGEREHMYVGIDVNSVEFAKFANRLRVGGEIVDASREDQLGFHHTLNVEERDEITVEKRFKPDQIERLEEAAAATDAPDVAIATVEEGEAHVHTVAQYGTDEYGSFTGTTGKGEYARSRDELFGEVTAALRRLDVDAIILAGPGFTKQDLLDFVEDEAPDVAERISTVDTSAVGDRGVHEVLKRGAVADVQEETRIAEEAELIDELTRRIGEGAKAAYGPEQVAKAADFGAVETLLVLDERLRKERGAVSEDEEGRQWDVDVNEIVTDVEQQGGDVTVFSSDFAPGDQLANLGGIAALLRYRLE
- a CDS encoding DUF4013 domain-containing protein, which codes for MMAADALKYPFSGDRTADTFAVGGILGLVTLLLLRYATGLFPAWPALVVALLALVPATALLGYLLRAGRSTVSGTDRPPGFDNPRELLAQGGRAWVVALVYLGAPLAVLLVTVQGLTGADIGSDPDTTTGVVVILGATATLLLALTVSYVFPAAVLRLADGGDLRGTLDPRSVSAVLSSGAYFAAFVGAFVAAVLAWGLTVGAVWSYDLSGVVSVFAAFYLHLVAVRYVGLAYGRALGGAGETG